In the Candidatus Cloacimonas acidaminovorans str. Evry genome, one interval contains:
- the pheT gene encoding phenylalanine--tRNA ligase subunit beta has product MKIALSWLAKYIEIKENTKELEEILTFSGIEVEAVENIPALPETVFSAKIISAEPVPETDHLKRCLVDIGNFPCPEKTEDGYLQVICGAPNCRTGMMAVIALPGSVLPEMTIAKAHIKGIDSCGMLCSEKELGISDNHSGIIELSTETPIGITANELYELPDTIFELEITPNRPDLLGYIGIARDLSAKLNRSLKMPEIKIPEAKCKAETMPLELVNKVPELCPRYIARLFNKVELKESPLWLKSALIKSGLRPINNLVDITNYVMLEYGHPLHCFDYDKLAALPEKPGIPAIVIRRAYQNEPIITLDGKSYLLEGEEMVIADGIKPSAIAGVMGGNISAISETTKRIVLESAAFNPSSIRRTSYKHKISTDSSYRFERHLSEYSAEDASIRATQLICELANAELCEVTYDSFPFPPKPLILGIRSDRYTQVIGYELEDEKIRDYLERLGLKFLQYGTWKPGKINDIAEIESYSSENKQKSIKAQYYEIPHCRVDLEREIDIIEEIARLDGYDKIPVKTLPQRIMDRHSYRIKKNAVDYLVSRGFYETLNYSFSEPDLLYKLGYEDGDRELEMITLKNPQSSNQSAMRTSLIPQLLQNLAYNLNRGEKNIKLFELGKTYHRQEALSYEPYFLAGIVTGLNKEEHWQDKASPITLFWVKGIVEELLSLWHLENWSVQETKVPFLSRTESASYYLENKELAYYGKLNSIVAEKFDIDTIELKQDIWIVQFAMENIINATRTLKTHFQEIPRFPFVTRDISFLIAEEIPYSEIIKTIAEIERNIISEVTAFDEYRGKQIPEGKRSLTLRLKFRDKEKTLTDERVDYLIDLIIKKLRETWQIKMR; this is encoded by the coding sequence ATGAAGATAGCTTTGAGCTGGCTGGCAAAATATATTGAAATTAAAGAAAATACGAAGGAACTGGAAGAAATATTAACTTTTTCGGGTATAGAAGTAGAAGCAGTGGAAAATATTCCTGCTTTACCGGAAACCGTTTTCAGTGCTAAAATCATTTCTGCGGAACCGGTTCCTGAAACAGACCATTTGAAACGCTGTTTAGTAGATATTGGTAACTTTCCTTGCCCCGAAAAAACGGAAGATGGCTATCTGCAAGTGATTTGCGGAGCTCCCAATTGCCGAACGGGTATGATGGCTGTAATTGCGCTTCCGGGTTCGGTTTTGCCTGAAATGACTATTGCCAAAGCCCACATTAAAGGTATTGATTCCTGTGGAATGCTCTGTTCCGAAAAAGAATTGGGGATTTCAGATAATCATAGCGGTATAATTGAACTTAGTACAGAAACTCCCATAGGAATAACTGCTAATGAACTTTATGAACTTCCCGATACAATTTTTGAACTGGAAATTACACCCAACCGTCCTGATCTTCTTGGTTATATCGGTATTGCGCGTGATCTTTCCGCTAAATTGAATCGTTCTTTAAAAATGCCGGAAATTAAAATTCCCGAGGCAAAATGCAAAGCGGAAACAATGCCTTTGGAATTGGTTAATAAAGTTCCTGAACTTTGTCCACGCTATATTGCCCGCTTATTTAACAAGGTGGAATTGAAAGAATCACCGCTTTGGCTGAAGAGCGCATTGATAAAATCTGGACTTCGTCCTATAAACAACCTTGTGGATATTACCAATTATGTAATGCTGGAATATGGACATCCTTTGCATTGTTTTGATTATGATAAGCTTGCTGCGCTTCCTGAAAAACCAGGAATACCGGCAATTGTTATTCGTAGAGCATACCAAAATGAACCCATAATTACTTTAGACGGCAAAAGCTATCTATTGGAAGGCGAGGAAATGGTTATTGCTGATGGCATTAAGCCCTCTGCCATAGCAGGAGTTATGGGTGGAAATATTTCTGCCATCAGTGAAACTACAAAACGCATAGTTTTGGAAAGTGCCGCTTTCAATCCGAGTTCCATTCGTAGAACTTCTTATAAGCATAAAATCAGCACTGATTCCTCCTATCGTTTTGAACGGCATTTAAGTGAATATTCTGCTGAAGATGCTTCAATAAGGGCTACTCAGCTGATTTGTGAACTGGCAAATGCAGAACTTTGCGAAGTTACTTATGATAGTTTTCCTTTTCCTCCCAAGCCGTTGATTTTAGGTATCCGTTCTGATCGCTATACACAAGTAATCGGTTATGAACTGGAAGATGAAAAAATTAGGGATTATTTGGAACGCCTGGGGCTTAAATTTTTACAATACGGAACCTGGAAACCAGGGAAAATAAATGATATTGCGGAAATTGAGAGCTATTCTTCAGAGAACAAACAAAAAAGTATTAAAGCTCAATATTATGAAATTCCTCATTGCAGGGTTGATTTGGAACGCGAAATAGACATAATTGAGGAAATAGCCCGTTTAGACGGTTATGACAAAATACCTGTAAAAACCCTTCCACAAAGGATTATGGACCGTCATTCCTATCGGATAAAGAAAAATGCTGTGGATTATTTAGTCAGTCGCGGCTTTTACGAGACACTTAATTATAGTTTTTCCGAACCGGATTTGCTCTATAAATTGGGCTATGAAGATGGCGATAGGGAACTGGAAATGATAACTTTGAAAAATCCGCAAAGTAGTAATCAAAGCGCTATGCGGACTTCTTTGATACCGCAGTTATTACAAAATTTGGCTTATAATCTGAACCGTGGCGAAAAAAACATCAAACTTTTTGAGCTGGGAAAGACATATCACAGGCAGGAAGCCCTCTCTTACGAGCCCTACTTTTTAGCTGGAATTGTAACCGGACTGAATAAAGAAGAACATTGGCAGGATAAAGCAAGTCCGATTACTTTATTTTGGGTGAAAGGAATCGTAGAAGAACTGCTCTCCCTGTGGCATCTGGAAAATTGGTCTGTTCAGGAAACTAAAGTGCCTTTTCTTTCCCGCACTGAAAGTGCCTCTTATTATCTGGAAAATAAGGAACTGGCTTATTACGGAAAATTAAATTCTATAGTGGCAGAAAAATTTGATATTGATACCATTGAATTAAAACAAGATATTTGGATAGTTCAATTCGCTATGGAAAACATTATCAATGCTACTCGCACCCTTAAAACACACTTTCAAGAAATTCCCCGTTTTCCCTTCGTAACAAGAGATATTTCTTTTCTTATTGCGGAAGAAATTCCCTACAGCGAAATAATAAAAACAATTGCGGAAATTGAGAGAAATATAATCAGCGAAGTAACTGCCTTTGATGAATACCGGGGGAAACAAATTCCTGAAGGTAAGAGGAGCTTGACTTTACGCCTGAAATTTAGAGACAAAGAAAAAACATTGACAGATGAACGAGTAGATTATCTTATTGATTTGATAATAAAAAAGCTAAGGGAGACCTGGCAGATAAAAATGAGGTAA
- the rpmI gene encoding 50S ribosomal protein L35, translating to MPKLKTNRSAAKRFKITGTGKIVRHHAKSAHIKTKKAPKLKRYLRGSEIVKKPDEKRIYRMLGL from the coding sequence ATGCCTAAGCTCAAAACCAACCGTTCGGCAGCTAAAAGATTTAAAATTACCGGAACGGGAAAAATTGTGCGTCACCATGCCAAAAGTGCGCACATTAAAACAAAAAAAGCGCCTAAACTGAAACGCTATCTGCGAGGAAGTGAAATCGTCAAAAAGCCCGACGAAAAAAGAATCTACAGGATGCTGGGTTTATAA
- a CDS encoding coiled-coil domain-containing protein yields MESNVINLQDKIQKLIDQYTLATKKVEELEEKNRQLAEENSQLIAQIQTSGKATGEQEKKYKTLQEEYNTLENRYKELQKILAGLESVAEGAIKKIDGLFASSEKEI; encoded by the coding sequence ATGGAAAGTAATGTAATTAACCTACAGGACAAGATACAAAAACTAATAGACCAGTATACTCTGGCAACTAAAAAAGTTGAGGAACTGGAAGAGAAAAATCGGCAACTTGCAGAAGAAAATTCTCAATTGATTGCCCAAATTCAAACCAGCGGAAAAGCAACCGGCGAACAGGAGAAAAAATATAAGACACTACAGGAAGAATATAATACCCTGGAAAACAGGTATAAAGAACTGCAGAAAATCCTTGCCGGTTTAGAAAGTGTTGCTGAAGGTGCTATTAAAAAGATTGACGGATTATTCGCCTCCAGCGAAAAAGAGATTTGA
- the pheS gene encoding phenylalanine--tRNA ligase subunit alpha, which produces MEEELRKLVEYAEKDIFACSSPNDLLNVKAKYLGKKSLLSSLYAQMRNIPVEERPAFGNLINEAKKRIEDLLEQQNKVIKENAWKKNEAKAGTDLTMPGIFSSRGGLHPLTIIRREIDEVFLGLGFEIAEGPDIDDDFHNFDALNTPLDHPSRNLADTFYLEGGGLLRTHTSTVQVRVMEKYPPPIKIISPGRCYRNDKPDPSHSPVFHQVEALVVDKGISLADMKDMLSQFASIMFGKDVSSRIRPHFFPFTEPSAEMDISCVVCGGTGCRVCKYSGWLEMGGAGMVDPNVFDILGIDSEFYTGYAFGLGIERIAMLKYNIPDMRILYENDLRMLRQFKGEFR; this is translated from the coding sequence GTGGAAGAGGAATTACGAAAACTCGTTGAATATGCAGAGAAAGATATTTTTGCTTGCTCCAGTCCCAATGACCTATTGAATGTAAAAGCCAAATATTTGGGCAAAAAAAGTTTGTTGAGCTCTCTTTATGCTCAAATGAGAAATATACCTGTTGAAGAACGTCCTGCTTTCGGCAATTTGATAAATGAAGCCAAAAAACGCATAGAAGACCTTTTAGAACAACAGAATAAAGTCATCAAAGAAAATGCCTGGAAGAAAAACGAAGCCAAAGCAGGCACCGATCTTACAATGCCTGGGATTTTCAGTTCCCGGGGTGGCTTGCATCCTTTAACAATTATCCGTCGTGAAATTGATGAGGTCTTTTTGGGCTTAGGTTTTGAAATTGCTGAGGGACCTGATATTGATGATGATTTCCATAATTTTGATGCTTTAAACACTCCTTTAGATCATCCTTCGCGAAATCTTGCCGATACTTTTTATCTGGAAGGAGGGGGACTTTTAAGAACTCATACTTCCACTGTTCAGGTAAGGGTGATGGAAAAATACCCACCTCCGATAAAGATAATTTCCCCTGGTCGTTGTTATAGAAATGATAAGCCCGATCCTTCTCATTCGCCTGTTTTTCATCAGGTTGAGGCATTAGTTGTAGATAAAGGTATTTCTCTGGCAGATATGAAAGATATGCTGTCTCAATTTGCTTCCATTATGTTTGGCAAAGATGTTTCCAGCAGAATCAGACCGCATTTTTTCCCCTTTACGGAACCCAGTGCGGAAATGGATATTTCCTGTGTTGTTTGTGGTGGAACAGGTTGCAGGGTTTGCAAATATTCCGGATGGTTGGAAATGGGTGGAGCAGGAATGGTTGATCCTAATGTTTTTGATATATTGGGGATTGATTCCGAATTTTATACCGGTTATGCTTTTGGCTTGGGAATTGAAAGGATAGCGATGTTGAAATACAATATTCCGGATATGCGTATTTTATATGAAAATGATTTAAGAATGTTAAGGCAGTTCAAAGGAGAATTTAGATGA
- the rplT gene encoding 50S ribosomal protein L20 gives MPRTTNNVSAHRRRKKYMLQARGYYGSRSKTYRAARQTVERAMAFSFAHRKQKKRQFRSLWITRINAACRMNDINYSQFINGLHKANIQINRKTLAHLAWHDSPAFAKLVEIAKG, from the coding sequence ATGCCAAGAACAACTAATAATGTTTCCGCTCACCGCAGAAGAAAAAAATATATGCTACAAGCTCGTGGCTATTATGGAAGTAGGAGCAAAACATATCGTGCTGCCAGACAAACAGTTGAACGCGCTATGGCTTTTTCTTTTGCACATCGTAAACAGAAAAAACGCCAGTTTCGGAGTTTGTGGATAACCAGAATTAATGCTGCCTGCAGGATGAATGATATCAACTACAGCCAATTTATTAACGGTCTGCATAAGGCAAATATTCAAATCAACCGTAAAACATTGGCACATCTTGCCTGGCATGATTCTCCGGCGTTTGCTAAACTGGTAGAAATCGCTAAAGGTTAA
- the zapA gene encoding cell division protein ZapA — translation MQSVEVEIFGRRFRLRSDDPERTKQIANEINDQIDALSKHYDNLDFTKLLLLICLQQQDEVLTLDAKNRALSSELERLNQMLSKIKI, via the coding sequence ATGCAGTCGGTGGAAGTGGAAATATTTGGACGCAGATTTCGTTTGCGTAGTGATGATCCTGAACGGACAAAACAAATTGCAAACGAAATTAACGACCAAATAGATGCACTTTCCAAACACTACGATAATTTGGATTTTACTAAACTGTTGCTTTTGATTTGTCTTCAGCAACAGGATGAAGTTTTAACTTTGGACGCCAAGAATCGTGCTTTAAGCTCCGAACTTGAGCGTTTGAATCAGATGCTTTCAAAAATAAAGATATAA
- the infC gene encoding translation initiation factor IF-3: protein MPKERINNQITAEKVRLIGPDGKQIGVISLKEALRKAENMDLDLVEISPNAVPPVCRILDFSKYYFEKEKKAKEARKRQHEVEVKEIKFGPNTEEHDYNFKKNNAIKFLKQHNKVKFTVRFRGRQMAHKELGYKVLDKLKEDLAHLVDIDGEPVADRNMISMVVSPKKDIDRILASETKKEETPIPAVEKSEPNT from the coding sequence GTGCCTAAAGAAAGAATCAATAATCAGATAACGGCAGAAAAGGTTCGTCTTATAGGTCCAGACGGAAAACAGATAGGAGTTATATCTTTGAAAGAGGCATTGCGTAAAGCAGAGAATATGGATTTGGATTTAGTGGAAATCTCTCCTAATGCTGTTCCGCCAGTATGTCGGATTCTGGATTTCAGCAAGTATTATTTTGAGAAGGAAAAGAAGGCAAAAGAAGCCAGAAAAAGACAGCATGAAGTAGAAGTGAAGGAAATCAAGTTCGGTCCCAATACGGAAGAACACGATTATAACTTCAAGAAAAACAATGCTATTAAGTTCTTGAAACAGCATAATAAGGTTAAATTTACAGTTCGTTTCCGGGGCAGACAAATGGCTCATAAGGAACTTGGCTATAAGGTTTTGGATAAACTGAAAGAAGACCTTGCTCACCTGGTAGATATTGATGGTGAGCCGGTTGCTGACAGAAATATGATTTCAATGGTTGTATCACCCAAAAAGGATATTGACCGTATCTTAGCCAGTGAAACCAAAAAGGAAGAAACACCTATTCCGGCTGTAGAAAAGTCGGAACCGAATACTTAA